A genomic region of Leptospira mtsangambouensis contains the following coding sequences:
- a CDS encoding Hsp20/alpha crystallin family protein: MLFRILDPQTKANQFWRDFDRLNDELTRSILDSQFGSSSNFPPVNVYTKEDEALVTCLLPGLEPDQIEINVKDNLLSIHGKKKSEELAEGTEVLRREIFNGEFHRTLELPFRVDSEHVLAKFTNGILNIHLPRREEDKPKKVSITLG; the protein is encoded by the coding sequence ATGTTGTTCCGAATTCTAGACCCACAAACAAAAGCAAATCAGTTCTGGAGAGATTTTGACAGACTGAACGATGAGTTGACTCGTTCTATTTTAGACAGTCAATTTGGATCTTCGTCCAATTTCCCTCCAGTGAATGTTTATACAAAGGAAGATGAGGCCCTTGTGACTTGTTTACTTCCGGGACTCGAACCAGACCAAATTGAAATCAATGTAAAGGACAATCTTCTTTCGATCCACGGAAAGAAAAAATCAGAAGAACTCGCCGAAGGAACGGAAGTCTTACGCCGGGAGATTTTTAATGGAGAATTCCACAGGACTTTAGAATTACCGTTTCGAGTTGATTCGGAACATGTCCTTGCAAAATTCACCAATGGAATTTTAAACATCCATCTTCCTCGTAGAGAAGAAGATAAACCTAAAAAAGTATCCATCACACTTGGGTAA
- the hisC gene encoding histidinol-phosphate transaminase: MKTETKLFSIESLVRKELLTYKPYTPGEQPGLSTTTIKLNTNENPYPPSPKIKEAVDKVLETGVLRKYPNYHGRKLQELIAKDYNLDPDQVLVTNGSDEALRLLFQALIGPGDVVVAPDPTYSFYPVLTEQMMVGATYKAIPLKSDLHFDFESLEKEQGKLLCFAHPNAPTGVEEPKEKLLNLVKSFSGVVLSDEAYIDFTEPNSSLLSEIKNYPNLVVSRTFSKSYALAGLRVGYLVGSLEVISWIRKLKDSYNVGILEQVVAEVSYADKEYFLEKRTLVISERTKLKKELESLGFTIPDSSTNFLFCKPKLGVSPESLYLQLKEKNILIRYFSTGISKDYIRITIGTKEENTKLLETIRELV, translated from the coding sequence ATGAAAACCGAAACCAAACTTTTTTCGATCGAGTCTCTGGTTCGTAAGGAACTACTCACGTACAAACCGTATACACCTGGGGAACAACCGGGCCTCAGTACAACAACAATCAAACTCAATACAAACGAAAACCCTTACCCACCTTCTCCTAAAATCAAAGAAGCCGTAGACAAAGTATTGGAGACAGGTGTTTTACGAAAGTATCCCAACTACCACGGAAGAAAACTTCAGGAACTCATTGCAAAAGACTACAATTTAGACCCGGATCAAGTATTAGTCACCAATGGATCTGATGAAGCCTTACGTTTGTTATTCCAAGCCCTCATTGGCCCAGGAGATGTGGTTGTTGCCCCAGACCCAACCTATTCCTTTTATCCGGTTCTTACCGAACAGATGATGGTGGGAGCTACTTACAAAGCCATTCCCCTTAAATCCGACTTACATTTTGATTTTGAATCCTTGGAAAAAGAACAAGGAAAACTACTTTGTTTTGCTCATCCGAATGCGCCTACTGGTGTGGAAGAACCCAAAGAAAAACTTTTAAATTTAGTAAAAAGTTTTTCCGGAGTCGTTTTATCTGATGAGGCATATATTGATTTTACAGAGCCTAACTCTAGTTTGCTCTCAGAAATCAAAAACTATCCCAATTTAGTGGTATCTAGAACCTTCTCGAAATCCTATGCCCTAGCTGGTCTACGTGTTGGGTATTTAGTTGGGTCACTGGAAGTCATTTCCTGGATCCGCAAACTCAAAGATTCTTATAATGTGGGAATTTTAGAACAAGTTGTGGCAGAGGTTTCTTATGCGGACAAAGAATACTTTTTGGAAAAACGAACTCTAGTCATTTCAGAAAGGACAAAACTAAAAAAGGAATTGGAATCTCTTGGTTTTACCATTCCCGATTCCTCTACTAATTTTTTATTCTGCAAACCAAAGTTAGGTGTTTCTCCAGAGAGTTTGTATTTACAACTAAAAGAAAAAAACATCCTCATTCGGTATTTTTCCACCGGAATTTCCAAAGATTATATACGAATTACCATTGGAACAAAAGAGGAAAATACAAAACTATTAGAAACCATTCGTGAGTTGGTCTAA
- a CDS encoding 2-isopropylmalate synthase, translating to MEDYVRIFDTTLRDGEQCPGAAMSEDEKVEIALHLARMKVDIIEAGFPVSSPVQFKAVERIAREIEGPIICGLARALRPDLEAARDALKPAKLKRIHTFIASSPIHMKHKLGKSPSEVLEMARVAVKMARDFVTDVEFSPEDATRSEWEFLRELVEAVIEEGATTINIPDTVGYTTPQEYMDLFRFLKKEVKGADKVIFSAHCHNDLGLAVANSLATVLAGGRQIECTINGIGERAGNTAMEEVVMALKTRKDAFGVETKIDSTLITRGSHLVKTITGMVVQPNKAIVGANAFAHESGIHQDGVIKNRQTYEIMTPESVGLKSNRMVLGRHSGRAGFKDRVIRMGFDPKPEEIDNAYNRFLEIADKKKEVFDEDIAALFQAEISRSQVDEKYRLLSFEQNTGSNQTPSSKISLFIKGETKFSEAHGDGPVDSIFKAINMATGLSPLLSRLVISPVTEGTDAMAEASVTLEDGERRVVGKGDSTDIIEACAKAYINALNRL from the coding sequence ATGGAAGATTACGTACGCATATTTGATACCACACTTAGGGATGGGGAACAGTGCCCAGGGGCCGCTATGAGCGAAGATGAAAAGGTGGAAATTGCCCTACACCTTGCCCGTATGAAGGTGGATATCATCGAGGCAGGATTTCCCGTTTCTTCTCCCGTTCAATTCAAAGCAGTGGAACGCATCGCACGTGAAATTGAAGGTCCTATCATCTGTGGACTGGCCCGTGCCCTTCGACCTGATTTAGAAGCAGCTCGCGATGCCCTAAAACCTGCCAAACTAAAACGCATTCATACCTTTATTGCTTCTTCTCCCATCCACATGAAACATAAACTTGGGAAGTCTCCTTCGGAAGTATTAGAGATGGCAAGAGTGGCTGTAAAAATGGCTAGAGACTTTGTCACCGATGTGGAATTTTCACCAGAAGATGCCACTCGCTCCGAATGGGAGTTCTTGCGTGAGTTAGTGGAAGCTGTCATCGAAGAAGGTGCCACTACCATCAATATCCCAGACACTGTTGGTTATACAACCCCACAAGAATATATGGATCTTTTTCGTTTCTTAAAAAAGGAAGTGAAAGGAGCCGACAAAGTGATTTTTTCTGCCCATTGCCATAACGACCTTGGACTTGCCGTTGCGAACTCTCTAGCAACCGTTCTTGCTGGTGGTCGTCAGATTGAATGTACAATCAACGGGATCGGAGAAAGAGCCGGAAACACAGCTATGGAAGAAGTGGTGATGGCTCTCAAAACAAGAAAAGATGCTTTTGGTGTGGAAACAAAAATTGATTCTACTCTCATCACTCGTGGATCTCATTTGGTAAAAACCATCACAGGTATGGTGGTCCAACCTAACAAAGCCATTGTGGGAGCAAATGCTTTTGCGCATGAATCTGGAATCCACCAAGATGGAGTGATTAAAAATAGACAAACCTATGAAATTATGACTCCGGAATCTGTGGGACTCAAATCCAATCGTATGGTTCTTGGACGCCATTCCGGAAGGGCAGGTTTTAAAGACCGAGTCATTCGTATGGGATTTGATCCCAAACCGGAAGAAATTGACAATGCCTACAATCGTTTCCTAGAGATTGCTGATAAAAAAAAGGAAGTATTCGATGAAGACATCGCTGCTTTATTCCAAGCAGAGATTAGCAGGTCCCAAGTGGATGAAAAATATCGTCTCCTTTCTTTTGAACAAAATACTGGTTCCAACCAAACTCCAAGTTCCAAAATTTCTTTGTTCATCAAAGGAGAGACCAAGTTCTCGGAAGCCCACGGAGATGGTCCAGTCGATAGCATATTCAAAGCAATTAATATGGCCACTGGCCTTTCCCCACTCCTCTCAAGACTTGTGATCTCACCGGTAACAGAAGGAACAGATGCGATGGCAGAAGCTTCAGTCACGTTAGAAGACGGCGAACGTAGGGTGGTTGGAAAAGGGGATTCTACCGATATCATTGAAGCTTGTGCCAAAGCGTATATCAATGCTTTGAACCGGTTGTGA
- a CDS encoding Hsp20/alpha crystallin family protein, giving the protein MNTLTKENHGNVSETVEGKDQKLTTRVYSPNVDVLETEEAILFFVEMPGVDQSSVDISIEKDQLILEGKFVPVEESRGQVRLAEYREGNYYRKFTIGKAIHSDKATAKMKNGILELTIPKMEPKKTKIEIQK; this is encoded by the coding sequence ATGAATACACTGACAAAAGAAAATCATGGAAACGTTTCAGAGACCGTCGAAGGTAAGGACCAAAAGTTAACCACTCGTGTTTATTCACCTAACGTGGATGTATTGGAAACAGAAGAGGCCATTTTGTTCTTTGTAGAAATGCCTGGAGTGGACCAATCCTCGGTGGACATATCCATTGAAAAAGACCAATTGATTTTGGAAGGTAAATTTGTTCCGGTGGAAGAATCTCGCGGCCAAGTGCGACTTGCAGAATACAGAGAAGGAAACTACTACCGCAAGTTTACCATAGGCAAAGCAATCCATTCAGATAAGGCCACTGCCAAAATGAAAAATGGAATTTTAGAGTTAACCATTCCCAAAATGGAACCTAAAAAAACAAAAATCGAAATCCAGAAATAA
- a CDS encoding RidA family protein: MPIQDQLKELGLEITPVPAALASYIPSKRSGNLIFTSGQLPLVGGKLRKTGKVGKDLSLEEAKEEAKQCVLNALAATLLHIDSLDKIKSIVKLGVFVSGTPEFTEQHLVANGASELLAAIFGEKGKHARFAIGVSSLPLDASVELEMVAEVE, translated from the coding sequence ATGCCTATCCAAGACCAACTGAAAGAACTCGGTTTAGAAATTACTCCTGTTCCAGCGGCCCTCGCTTCCTATATCCCTTCCAAAAGGTCGGGAAACCTGATTTTTACTTCCGGACAACTTCCGCTCGTCGGAGGAAAACTACGAAAAACGGGAAAGGTTGGAAAAGACCTAAGTCTCGAGGAAGCCAAAGAAGAGGCAAAACAATGTGTTTTAAATGCTTTAGCGGCAACTCTACTCCATATAGATTCTTTAGACAAAATCAAATCCATAGTGAAACTAGGAGTTTTTGTTTCAGGAACACCTGAATTCACCGAACAACACTTAGTTGCCAATGGTGCCTCAGAACTTCTTGCAGCCATTTTTGGTGAAAAAGGTAAACATGCTAGGTTTGCAATTGGCGTGAGTTCTCTTCCTCTTGATGCTTCCGTAGAATTGGAAATGGTTGCAGAAGTAGAATGA
- a CDS encoding VOC family protein, with protein MMIENKNMDLVLPQFFSVNLFGGENTAIPAQFYQSFLGGTLLKESFGHSELKLTTGQTIVFSKNTEHCPVRPGTITIQCLPETVQNHPQLSTLKLVEQIPGKNYSLYEDPWENWIWIYFLDSK; from the coding sequence ATGATGATAGAAAATAAAAACATGGATTTAGTCCTCCCTCAGTTTTTTTCGGTGAATTTATTCGGTGGAGAAAATACTGCGATCCCAGCACAGTTTTACCAATCGTTTTTGGGTGGAACTCTTCTAAAAGAAAGTTTTGGCCATTCCGAATTGAAACTTACAACTGGCCAAACCATAGTCTTTTCCAAAAATACAGAACATTGCCCCGTGCGACCAGGGACCATTACCATTCAATGTTTGCCCGAAACGGTTCAAAACCATCCTCAACTTTCCACTTTGAAGTTAGTCGAACAAATACCAGGGAAGAATTATTCTTTGTATGAAGACCCTTGGGAGAACTGGATTTGGATTTATTTTTTAGATTCTAAGTAA